A region of the Deinococcus terrestris genome:
CCCTAAACGGCGTAGAAAGAGATTTAAAAGAGAGTATGTCCGCTTCGGTAAAGGAAAAGGTATCTGGGTCGGGATTTGATTTATCTCGCTCTAATGGAGAAAAGCTTACTGTAGAGGAGAAAGCCGACGTAGTAAAAAGAGGCCAGGAGGTAGTTAACTCGGTCCAAATACAAAGAATGAGCGAAGTCATTGCGCTTTTAGATCAAGACATCCTTACGGATGAGCAAAAAATATATTATATTACCATTGATAGGTTAGACGAAGATTGGATAGAGGATAAGCTACGATATCAGATGCTTCAGGCTTTTCTTGAAACTGTCAGAGATATAAACAATAGAATTAGACATGTCAAAGTCATCCTCGCCCTCAGGGACGATTTAGTTGTTAGAACATTCAGAATGACGCGGAACCCGGGCTATCAAAGTGAAAAGTATAAAGCTCTCTATTTAAACATCACATGGAGCAGGGACGAATTAGAAAAAATGTTAGATCTTAGAATAAGCGCTATGATTAAAAGGCAGTTCACCAGTGAGCCGCTTACTTTACGAGAAATCCTGCCCGAATCTACGTCGAAACTTGATTACGTCAAATATT
Encoded here:
- a CDS encoding P-loop ATPase, Sll1717 family, whose amino-acid sequence is METVSSHTVSIFSRLHAARSRVTQALNGVERDLKESMSASVKEKVSGSGFDLSRSNGEKLTVEEKADVVKRGQEVVNSVQIQRMSEVIALLDQDILTDEQKIYYITIDRLDEDWIEDKLRYQMLQAFLETVRDINNRIRHVKVILALRDDLVVRTFRMTRNPGYQSEKYKALYLNITWSRDELEKMLDLRISAMIKRQFTSEPLTLREILPESTSKLDYVKYFLDRTLLRPRDAIMFFNECIKKSEGRRRISREALVDAEIIYSNNRLDALSDEWVSDYPNLRDYAMILQQMPKNFKIFEVKEKIDERCVAVFARKKHTSDDLLHNLAVDKYAANEYDLAYDLISVLFKTGVVGLKRYSGQSVKWSFLGEEIPDSDISDDTYVEVHPAFYKALGL